In Gimesia panareensis, the genomic window GAAACCCTTCCTCGACGGACTGAAAACTCCAGAACTGACCGGCGCACTTCGTTCAGAATACAGGGCGGCCGCCTTGTACTGGCTCTCGCACATCGCCACTGGTCAGCGTACGAATATCTACGATCTGAAGCCGGCAGAAAAGCCAGTGCTGGACCTGGTCTCCGACCGGGCTCTGGCTTCCAATGCTCTCATCACCCTCGGCAGTATCCCAACCCGTTCCGCTCAGGAAGATCTGGTACAGGTCGTCACAACTCAGACCTTCGAGGCAGACGTCCGTGAAATCGCCGCACTGCAGTTGGCGTTTCATATCCAGAAATTCGGTCTGCTGGTTGATACCATGCAGGTCACTGAACTCCAGAAGGCCTACCAGGCAGCGAAAGATCCCAAGCTGAATACCGCGCTGGCCTCCGTCATGGGAACCCTGATGCCCGACAGCAAAATCGTCGGCGAGCGGCTGCAGAAATTCCAGCCCGCGACCTCGCTCCCTTAAACCGGGAATCAGCAGACACAAAAAAACTCCGAAGGCTTATGTAAACCTTCGGAGTTTGATTTCATTAATGGGACCTGAAGTCACGCTTATTTGGCATTGGCCTGCGTTTTCTTTCTGAGCAGCGACCGCAGCGGTTCTTCCAGTTTTTTGGCATCGGAAGTGATCACTTCTGTGATTCCCGTATGATCCACGAGCATCATCATCGGCACACTGCGTACGCCGTAGTGCAATGCTGCCGGGTTGTTCCAGCCCCGTTTCTCACGGGAAGAGTAGAAGATCTGACGCCAGTCGAGCGGCGTCTTTTCCTGGAACGCATCGATGGCAGGCTCTTCCAGATCCAGATTCACTCCCACGATTTCAAAACCGTATTTGCGATATTTCTTAGAGAGAGTCTGAATCTCAGGCAACTGTTCGATGAATGGTTTTGCAGTGGTGGCCCAGAATACAACCAGCACCACGCTCCCTTTGTAATCATCAATGGAAACGTATCCACCTTCGATCGTTTCCCCGGCCAGCTGCATTGGTTGCCCTTTCAGCTTCAGACGACGCGACAGACCAGCGACCTGGGCAGTCTCACTGCTTTTCGGAAATTTCGTCTCCAGATCGAGGCAACAGACCAGTGCCTTCTGATTCATGCCATACAGTTGACAGGTCTCGGCAGCCGCCTGCAGCAGTTGGGGAGCACGAATATTTTCCTGGGGAAATCGTGTCGCAAACAGACGTGCCTGCTTGACGAATTCTTCAATCCACCGCGGATCCTGCTGCGCAAACCGCTGGGCACTCGTATTGGCAAACTTCGCCACGGTGAAGCCGGCATCCGCAGCTGCGGCGGAATTGGGATCGCGTTTATACAGCGATTCGGAATGATCGTATAAAGCATCGATGCTTTCCTGATCGCCTTGCAGTGCCAGCTGCAGATGGGCGTCCAGCAGGTGCCGGATACAGACCGTAAACAACCGCTGTTTTTCCTTGTCGGCATGAGTCTGTTTGACGGCTTCCATCGCCAGCTGAATGATCTTTTTATTGCGTTCGGCACGGGCCAGTTTCAGCTCTTCGACATTGTCGGTTTTGGGCAGAGCGAGCACACGCAGACGGGTAATCTCGCGTACGTTCCATTCTGCAGAGCCTTCCTTCAGTTCGGAGATCTTGACTTCATCATCAGCTATGGAAGCTTCGTCACCGTCCAGATCATCCATATCCAGCTTATCGCGTTCCAGACTTGCCGTCTGAATCGCATTCGCGTTTGGCTTGAGTGTTGGTCCTGTCTGAGAAACCTGCGTGATCTTGGCGTTCGGTGTTTTCTGGAGCGGCTTCGCACCTGCTGGAGCACTTTCCAGCTTCCCGTCCAGTTTATTATCTGCAGTCTGAGGAGCCGGCGAGTCTCCACCACCACAACCAAATTGAGTCAACGATAACAGGCCCGCTGCTATCATCATGATACCGTGTCGATGCCTCATGATCTGGGGCTCTCCTTCCTTTGAGAGTCGGTAGTATCTGTCGAACCGAGGCAGGGCATTTCTGATTCAGAATCGAGCCGTTCCCTCAGCATAATCTAAATTCAAAACACTGAATGGGACGAGTTTTACGACAAAATCCACTTCGAAGGCAAGACGAAGCTGGAAAAAATTACAATCTGCCACTCGTTTTCAGAAAGGTTTTCCCCCTGCAAACCAGTTCCTTCCGCAGTGGGAAAACTCTCTCAAACCCGCAGACCGCCTCACAGCTCGCCGTGATACTGCTTAAACGCCTCAATCGCGAAATATTCCGGCAAGCCGAGCTGATTGTAAATCGTTGCTGTGTTACGGGTTCGATCCTCAGCCCGCACCCAGAACTCCCGTTTGTCGCTCCCGGGGTAAAACGCACTGTCCTTCTGTGACTCATGCTTGAAGATCGCTTCCCGCTTCCGCAGCACAACTTCAGGGCTCAGGGGAACGGCCCGTTCGATTTCATGTGGCTCATACTCTTCCCAGGCACCGCGGTACATCCAGAACTCGGGAGTGATCTCCTCAGATTCCACCACATTCACCGCATTGATAACAGCCTCGGCACAGACGCGGTGCGTCCCATGCGGATCGGAAAGATCGCCGGCGACGTAAATCTGGTGTGGTTTCACCTCGCGTAACAGATCCGCCACGATCGCGATATCATCTTCGCCGATCGGCTTCTTCGAGACCTGTCCCGTGTTGTAGAAGGGCAAGTCCAGAAACCGCAGACGTTCCTCGGGAACACCTGCCGCCTGGGCACCTGCCGTCGCCTCTGTCTTCCGGATCAGTCCCTTGATGCCCAGCATCTCAGCATCATCCAGATCCCCGGCGTTCTTGTTGGCAATATTCTCTTTCAGTGCCTCAATATGTGCCAGCACTGCTGTGTCATCAGCGTGGAACAGTTTATGAAACTCGTGCACGAAATCGAGATGCCGCAACGCATCGTGGTCGAACACAGCTATATTGCCGCTGGTCATATAAGCGATGTAAACTTCATGCCCCTGGTCAGCCAGGGTGATCAGCGTTCCCCCCATTGAAATCACGTCATCATCCGGATGCGGACTGAAGACGATCACCCGCTGCGGATCGGTTCCCGCAGGACGCGTGCAGATCCCTTCCAGCAGCCCATCAAACACCCGCTGACGAATCTGTGCCACGGAACCGTATTTCTGGATCAACTGGTGCAGGTGATTGTGCAGAAAATCATCGGTTTCCAGTTTCAACAGCGGTTTGCCCACTTCACTGGAGAGCCAGATGACCGCTTTTTTCTCAAGTTGCGGTGTCCATTCAATGTTCCCCACAATCCAGGGTGTTTTAACCGCGGTCAGTTCAGCAGCCGCAGCACTGTCGACCGCAAACAGGGAATTCGCATGCGTCTGCAGGAAGCTGGCGGAAACTTCATCGGTCACTTCCATCTCAGCAGCCCGCTTGACCACTTGTGCTTTGTGCTCACCCAGCGCCATGATGATAATCTTTTTCGCTGAGAGAATACTCCCCACGCCCATCGTAATCGCATGATGAGGCACGTTATCTTCACCGAAAAAGCCGCTGGCGGCATCGCGACGGGTAATCGGATCCAGGTTGACCAGCCGCGTCAGACTGTTTCTCGCGCTCCCGGGCTCGTTGAACCCGATATGTCCCGAGCGGCCAATCCCCAGTAACTGCAGATCCAGACCACCGTAGCTCTCAATCAGCCGTTCATACTCTTCACAGAAGATATCCACATCTTCCGCTGCGATATCTCCGCGGGGAATGTGTATATTTTCCGGCTTCACATTCACATGATCGAAAAAATTCTCATGCATGAACTTGTGATAGCTGTGGATCGAATCCGGATCCATGGGCCAGTATTCATCCAGGTTAAACGTGATCACATTCGAGAAGTCCAGGCCTTCCTCGTTATGCATCCGAATCAGCTCGCGGTACACACCCAGCGGCGTGGACCCCGTCGGCAGTCCGAGCACAGCCGGGATGTTCTGTTCATTCTTCTTACGAATCAGATCCGCAACCACAGAGGCCACGAACTTCGCCAGATCAGATGAGGTCTCGAAAATCTGCGTGGGGACTTTCGTATGCCTGACAAATTTGGATTTCGGTGTAATGCGTGCAGAGCGTGAGATATCAATGGCCATCAGACAATTTTGATCCGTTAAGAAAAGAACTCCAGATGCAAGCCGCCGACTGCGTCACAGGGAATTAGCGTGCTGCAGTCAAATCGACTCAAAAAAATGTAGTCACACGAACACTAGCCCGGTATACGTGCTTTTTTAATCAATCTTTATTATAACTATCTGCACGAAAAGCTCACTACCAATTGTTAGACCTAAATCGAGAGAGAAAGAAATTTTCATGGTAAACCAGGCAGAATCTCTGCGAATTCTTGCGATTCACGCCCATCCCGATGATGTCGAAATCCAGTGCGCAGGCACCTTGGCCCGACTGAAAAAACTGGGATGCCATATTACCATTGCCACAATGACCGCCGGCGATTGTGGCAGTGCCGAAATGGGACCGGTCGAAATTGCCAACGTCCGTCGCGCCGAAGCCCAGAAAGCAGCCGACATGCTCGGGGCAGAGTACATGTGCCTCGAATTCCGGGACCTCGCGATTATCGTCGATAACGAATCCCGCAGACGGGTCACCGAGGCGGTACGCAAAGCCCGACCCGATATCGTCTTAACGGCTCCCCCGGTCGACTACATGAGCGATCACGAAATGACCAGCCGCCTGGTCCGCGATGCCTGTTTTGGTGCTTCCGCCCCCAACTACACCACGCACGAATACCAGCCCGCACCCCCTACGGAAAAAATTCCT contains:
- a CDS encoding TlpA disulfide reductase family protein: MRHRHGIMMIAAGLLSLTQFGCGGGDSPAPQTADNKLDGKLESAPAGAKPLQKTPNAKITQVSQTGPTLKPNANAIQTASLERDKLDMDDLDGDEASIADDEVKISELKEGSAEWNVREITRLRVLALPKTDNVEELKLARAERNKKIIQLAMEAVKQTHADKEKQRLFTVCIRHLLDAHLQLALQGDQESIDALYDHSESLYKRDPNSAAAADAGFTVAKFANTSAQRFAQQDPRWIEEFVKQARLFATRFPQENIRAPQLLQAAAETCQLYGMNQKALVCCLDLETKFPKSSETAQVAGLSRRLKLKGQPMQLAGETIEGGYVSIDDYKGSVVLVVFWATTAKPFIEQLPEIQTLSKKYRKYGFEIVGVNLDLEEPAIDAFQEKTPLDWRQIFYSSREKRGWNNPAALHYGVRSVPMMMLVDHTGITEVITSDAKKLEEPLRSLLRKKTQANAK
- the nagB gene encoding glucosamine-6-phosphate deaminase, whose product is MAIDISRSARITPKSKFVRHTKVPTQIFETSSDLAKFVASVVADLIRKKNEQNIPAVLGLPTGSTPLGVYRELIRMHNEEGLDFSNVITFNLDEYWPMDPDSIHSYHKFMHENFFDHVNVKPENIHIPRGDIAAEDVDIFCEEYERLIESYGGLDLQLLGIGRSGHIGFNEPGSARNSLTRLVNLDPITRRDAASGFFGEDNVPHHAITMGVGSILSAKKIIIMALGEHKAQVVKRAAEMEVTDEVSASFLQTHANSLFAVDSAAAAELTAVKTPWIVGNIEWTPQLEKKAVIWLSSEVGKPLLKLETDDFLHNHLHQLIQKYGSVAQIRQRVFDGLLEGICTRPAGTDPQRVIVFSPHPDDDVISMGGTLITLADQGHEVYIAYMTSGNIAVFDHDALRHLDFVHEFHKLFHADDTAVLAHIEALKENIANKNAGDLDDAEMLGIKGLIRKTEATAGAQAAGVPEERLRFLDLPFYNTGQVSKKPIGEDDIAIVADLLREVKPHQIYVAGDLSDPHGTHRVCAEAVINAVNVVESEEITPEFWMYRGAWEEYEPHEIERAVPLSPEVVLRKREAIFKHESQKDSAFYPGSDKREFWVRAEDRTRNTATIYNQLGLPEYFAIEAFKQYHGEL
- a CDS encoding PIG-L deacetylase family protein, with the translated sequence MVNQAESLRILAIHAHPDDVEIQCAGTLARLKKLGCHITIATMTAGDCGSAEMGPVEIANVRRAEAQKAADMLGAEYMCLEFRDLAIIVDNESRRRVTEAVRKARPDIVLTAPPVDYMSDHEMTSRLVRDACFGASAPNYTTHEYQPAPPTEKIPHLYYVDPIEGCDYFGNPIEPQFIIDITETFDLKIKMLACHESQRAWLRKQHGLDEYLDGTERWSASRGKQIGVDYGEAFVQHCGHPYPHSNLLQELLEK